The window GAGGAAACGAACGTCGGCGCCGGAACCATCGTCGCGAACTTCGACGGCGTGAACAAGCACCGCTCGACCGTGGGAGCGGGCGTGTTCATCGGCAGCAACAGCACCCTGATCGCCCCGCGCGTCATCGGGGACGCGGCGTTCATCGCGGCGGGCAGCGCCGTGCACGACGACGTGCCCGAGGGTGCCCTGGCCGTCGCGCGCGGCAAGCAGCGTACCCTGGACGGCTGGGCGAAACGCTACTGGGGCGGCCTGCGCGAGAAGGTTCAGGTCAAGCTGCCCTGGCTGGCCGGCTGGCTCGACCGTCAGGACTGAGTGGTCCCACCCGGGGGCGGCCTGATCTGCCCTCCCGGGCCGTAGCCTGCGTTCAGTATCGAGGGGAACGTGTTGCCCCCTCAATCTCTGCGGTCTCAGCGACCTGCTCGGCCCGAAGCAGAGGAATCGAGGGACGCCTTCAATTCCTCTGAATTTCGCTGCAGCGCAGGCGCGTTCAGATGTGCACCTTCCGTCAGAGGCGCGGGCGTACGCTGCCTCTCATGATCGAGGTGCAGGGGTACACCAAGCGCTACGGGCGGCACGAGGCCGTCAGCAACCTGTCGTTCACGGTGCAGCCCGGTGCGGTGTTCGGCCTGCTGGGCAGCAACGGGGCGGGGAAGACCACCACCATCCGCGCGCTGGTGGGTCTGACCCGCCCGAGCAGCGGCACGGTGCGCGTGGCGGGCTTCGACGTGTGGCGCGACCCGGTCAAGGCCAAGGCGGCGTTCGGGTACATCCCGGACCGCCCGTACCTGTACGGCAAACTGACGGCGCGGGAACTGCTGCGCTTCGTGGGGCAGCTGTATCAGGTGCCGGACGCGGACAGCGAGATCGACCGCTGGCTGGAGTTCTTCCGCCTGACCGACTTCGGCAACGAGCTGATCGAGACGTACTCGCACGGCATGCGGCAGAAGGTGGCGATCATCGCCGCGCTACTGCCCGACCCGCCCGTGCTGATCGTGGACGAGCCGATGGTGGGGCTCGACCCGCACGCGGCGCGGCAGGTGCGCGACCTGTTCCGCTCGCACGCCGACCGGGGCCGCACGGTGCTGCTGACGACCCACTCGCTGCCCGTGGCGGAGGCCGTCTGCGACCGCCTCGTGGTGCTGGACCGGGGTAAGGTGCTCGGCGAGGGCAGCATGGACGACCTGCGCGCCCGTACCGGCACCGAGGCCGGGGGCGTGCACGGCGACAGCCTGGAACGCATCTTCTTCCGCCTGCTGGAGGACGAACTGGAGGAACAACGCCGCGCCCGCGAGGAAGCCGGGGTGGGCGCTTGACCGTCACGCCCGCCCCCCGACCCGCGCGCACCGCGCCGCCCAGTCTGAGCGCCCTGAAACTCCGCGCACTGGCCCACACCATTCGCAAAGCCCCGAAGTGGGGCTACGCACTCGTGGGTACCCTGGCCCTGCTCCTCGTGGTGGGCGAGGTGGTCGGCACCTGGAAAGCCCTGACGTTCCTGGGCCGCTTCGGGGACATCGGTCTGAACGTGTTCGCGCGCGTGCTGGAGATCGGCCTGATCACCCTGAGTAGCGGCGTGACGTTCAGCGCCACCACCGCCGCCATCAGCACGCTGTACCTCAGCGACGACCTGAACTTCCTGCTGACCCAGCCCATCAGGACCACCCGCGTGTTCGCGCTGAAGGTCACCGAGACGTTCCTGAACGCCGCGCTGGTCCCGGTGTTCCTGACCGTACCGCTGCTTCTGACGGTCGCCGCGTACTTCCAGGCGCCCGTCTGGGCGTACCCGGTCATGATCCTCGCCACGCTGCTGGTGTTCGCCGCGCCCGTGGGCCTCGGCGCGCTGCTGGCTGTGCTGCTCATGCGGGTCGCCCCGGTCGGCCGCGTCCGCGAGGTCAGTACCGGCCTGGGCGTCGTCATCAGCGCCGCGCTGGTGTACGCCATCCGCGCGCTGCGGCCCGAAGTCCTCGTGCAGAAACTGCAGGACCCCACCAAGGTCGAGGCGCTGCTGCGCGACTTCGCCGGACCCAGCAGCCCCCTCCTCCCACCCTCCTGGGCGGCGCAGGGCATCTGGCAGGCTGCGCACGGACACCTCGCCGCGCCGCTACTGCCCCTGCTGCTGCTCACCGTCACGCTGCTGCTCGGCGCGACCCTCCTCGCCGCGAAGGCCTACCAGGACGGCT of the Deinococcus sedimenti genome contains:
- a CDS encoding ABC transporter ATP-binding protein — translated: MIEVQGYTKRYGRHEAVSNLSFTVQPGAVFGLLGSNGAGKTTTIRALVGLTRPSSGTVRVAGFDVWRDPVKAKAAFGYIPDRPYLYGKLTARELLRFVGQLYQVPDADSEIDRWLEFFRLTDFGNELIETYSHGMRQKVAIIAALLPDPPVLIVDEPMVGLDPHAARQVRDLFRSHADRGRTVLLTTHSLPVAEAVCDRLVVLDRGKVLGEGSMDDLRARTGTEAGGVHGDSLERIFFRLLEDELEEQRRAREEAGVGA
- a CDS encoding putative ABC transporter permease subunit; this encodes MTVTPAPRPARTAPPSLSALKLRALAHTIRKAPKWGYALVGTLALLLVVGEVVGTWKALTFLGRFGDIGLNVFARVLEIGLITLSSGVTFSATTAAISTLYLSDDLNFLLTQPIRTTRVFALKVTETFLNAALVPVFLTVPLLLTVAAYFQAPVWAYPVMILATLLVFAAPVGLGALLAVLLMRVAPVGRVREVSTGLGVVISAALVYAIRALRPEVLVQKLQDPTKVEALLRDFAGPSSPLLPPSWAAQGIWQAAHGHLAAPLLPLLLLTVTLLLGATLLAAKAYQDGWARALDSSTPRLDPRPRRAGVTERLLTRLGSGGALASKDLRVTMRDPTQWSQLLVVVALAGVYLVSVKAVPIPVPQFRGILGYIQLAFQGFIIAGIAVRLAFPAVSTEARGYWLLRTAPIEPRQIVLSKFLGVLPVTLTVGLVMGLASAAAMDLGPTLYLLSALVSISNALVITALGVGLGAAAPKFDADNPAEIGVSPGGLAFMGLSLAYSVLCLLLLARPAAGSVLRPDLFPGYSSLTTIEGVLGLIGLLLATLLGTYFSLRTGWQRLDRLE